Proteins from a genomic interval of Streptomyces sp. NBC_00820:
- a CDS encoding serine hydrolase domain-containing protein: MGRSNTGFSKAGWDRIRDVLARHVDSGRIPGVVALVGRGDETHVEALGTMRHDGGAPMSRDTVFRMASTSKPVSIAAAMILLDECRLRMDDLVEAWLPELADRRVLKRIDGPLDDTVPARRPITVRDVLTSTFGLGMDMTSLGTPIMGAVFERGLTPDLPEPMPEPDEWMRRLGTLPLMYQPGERWQYHISSDLLGVLVARVTGRSFETFLRERVFEPLGMKDTGFHVPADQIDRLPTLYAPDPQTGEFVVWDEAEGGRWSRPPAFQGGGGGLVSTVDDFHAYFRMLLGQGTHGSERILSRPAVRLMTTNRLTPEQNAARNAMATDNVHVSFGQGQHGGWGMGMAVRTYRGDYAPVGQFGWDGGSGTSVYADPDNQLTGILLTQVGMSTPDSARLVQDFWTTVYQALDD; the protein is encoded by the coding sequence ATGGGACGAAGCAACACCGGCTTTTCCAAAGCGGGTTGGGACAGAATCCGCGACGTACTGGCACGGCATGTCGACTCCGGGAGGATCCCCGGAGTCGTCGCGCTGGTCGGCCGGGGCGACGAGACCCACGTCGAGGCGCTCGGGACGATGCGTCACGACGGTGGCGCGCCGATGAGCCGGGACACGGTCTTCCGGATGGCCTCGACGTCCAAGCCGGTCTCGATCGCGGCGGCGATGATCCTGCTCGACGAGTGCAGGCTGCGGATGGACGACCTGGTGGAGGCGTGGCTGCCGGAACTCGCCGACCGGCGGGTGCTGAAGCGGATCGACGGTCCGCTGGACGACACCGTGCCGGCACGGCGGCCGATCACCGTACGGGACGTGCTGACCTCCACGTTCGGGCTCGGCATGGATATGACGTCGCTGGGCACCCCGATCATGGGCGCGGTCTTCGAGCGGGGGCTGACGCCCGACCTGCCGGAGCCGATGCCCGAGCCGGACGAGTGGATGCGCCGCCTCGGCACGCTTCCGCTGATGTACCAGCCCGGAGAGCGCTGGCAGTACCACATCAGCAGCGATCTGCTCGGCGTGCTCGTCGCCAGGGTGACGGGCCGGTCGTTCGAGACGTTCCTGCGTGAGCGTGTCTTCGAGCCGCTGGGGATGAAGGACACCGGCTTCCACGTGCCCGCCGACCAGATCGACCGGTTGCCGACCCTGTACGCCCCCGACCCGCAGACCGGCGAGTTCGTCGTGTGGGACGAGGCCGAGGGGGGACGCTGGAGCCGGCCTCCGGCGTTCCAGGGCGGCGGCGGTGGGCTGGTGTCCACCGTCGACGACTTCCACGCCTACTTCCGGATGCTGCTCGGCCAGGGGACACACGGGAGCGAGCGGATCCTGTCCCGGCCCGCCGTCCGGCTGATGACCACCAACCGCCTCACGCCCGAGCAGAACGCCGCCCGTAACGCCATGGCCACCGACAACGTCCATGTGTCGTTCGGTCAGGGGCAGCACGGCGGCTGGGGCATGGGGATGGCGGTGCGCACCTACCGGGGCGACTACGCGCCCGTCGGCCAGTTCGGCTGGGACGGCGGAAGCGGCACCTCGGTCTACGCCGACCCGGACAACCAGCTCACCGGGATCCTGCTCACCCAGGTCGGGATGTCCACCCCGGACTCGGCGCGGCTCGTCCAGGACTTCTGGACCACGGTCTACCAGGCGCTCGACGACTGA